In a single window of the Mangifera indica cultivar Alphonso unplaced genomic scaffold, CATAS_Mindica_2.1 Un_0032, whole genome shotgun sequence genome:
- the LOC123206339 gene encoding UDP-arabinose 4-epimerase 1-like isoform X2 has protein sequence MLNFGRNRNQSRSTRPVSFGDYADPKRKGNFVGKILLAASLTALCIIMLKQSPSFSVPSKFSRHEEGVVHVLVTGGAGYIGSHAAFRLLKDSYRVTIVDNLSRGNLGAVKILQELFPEPGRLQFIYADLGDVKAVNKIFSENAFDAVIHFAAVAYVGESTLDPLKYYHNITANTLVVLESMAAHGVRTLIYSSTCATYGEPEKMPITEDTPQVPINPYGKAKKMAEDIILDFSKNSDMAVMILRYFNVIGSDPEGRLGEAPRPELRDHGRISGACFDAARGIIPGLKVKGTDYNTPDGTCVRDYIDVNDLVDAHVKALERAQPNKVGIYNVGTGKGRSVKEFVEACKKATGANIKVQFEPRRPGDYAEVYSDPTKIRHELNWTARYTDLQESLEIAWRWQKDHHNGYLSSA, from the exons ATGCTAAATTTTGGCAGGAATAGAAATCAGTCAAGGTCTACTAGACCTGTCTCTTttgg AGATTATGCGGACCCCAAAAGGAAAGGCAATTTTGTAGGGAAAATTCTTTTAGCTGCTTCCTTAACTGCATTATGCATTATCATGCTCAAACAGTCCCCAAGCTTCAGTGTCCCCAGTAAG TTCTCCCGGCATGAAGAAGGGGTAGTTCATGTGTTGGTGACAGGCGGTGCTGGTTATATCGGTTCACATGCTGCGTTTCGATTATTGAAGGATTCTTACCGTGTAACAATAGTT gaTAATCTTTCAAGGGGAAATTTAGGTGCTGTGAAGATACTACAAGAGTTATTTCCAGAACCTGGGAGGCTTCAGTTTATTTACGCTGACTTGGGAGATGTGAAAGCA gttaacaaaatattttcagaAAATGCATTTGATGCTGTCATTCATTTTGCTGCTGTTGCATATGTTGGGGAAAGCACCCTTGATCCTCTTAA GTATTATCACAACATTACTGCAAACACATTGGTAGTATTAGAGTCAATGGCTGCTCATGGTGTTAGGACTTTGATATATTCTAGTACGTGTGCCACATATGGAGAGCCGGAAAAGATGCCCATCACTGAAGATACTCCACAG GTACCGATTAATCCATATGGAAAAGCTAAGAAGATGGCTGAAGATATCATCCTTGATTTTTCTAAAAACTCAGACATGGCAGTAATGATTCTGAG GTACTTCAATGTCATTGGATCTGATCCAGAGGGGAGACTAGGTGAAGCTCCCAGACCTGAATTGCGTGATCATGGACGAATTTCAGGTGCTTGTTTTGATGCTGCTCGTGGTATCATTCCTGGTCTAAAG GTTAAAGGAACAGACTACAATACTCCTGATGGCACGTGTGTTAGGGATTACATTGATGTCAATGATCTTGTTGATGCTCATGTAAAAGCTCTTGAGAGGGCACAACCTAACAAAGTTGGAATCTATAATGTTGGCACTGGAAAAG GGAGATCTGTAAAGGAGTTTGTCGAGGCATGTAAAAAGGCAACGGGAGCCAACATTAAAGTTCAGTTTGAACCCCGACGCCCAGGTGACTATGCTGAAGTGTATAGTGACCCAACAAAGATCAGGCATGAATTGAACTGGACAGCGAGGTACACCGACCTCCAAGAAAGTTTAGAAATTGCATGGAGATGGCAGAAAGATCACCATAATGGGTATTTATCATCCGCCTAG
- the LOC123206318 gene encoding putative disease resistance RPP13-like protein 1, whose amino-acid sequence MSLSRRGAKWILTRYNKVPLVQQQTSMELGGGGGKVARLGNFLGFEAAVLSVIIEKLIEKSVSDVLVRFGCQEHILTDLIKWEKILLNIRAVLDDADEKQMTNRMMAQIEINTRLQDIATEKDRLGPVKNSEGRFDKVKQKLPTYSLVNEANVYGREEDKEAIPETLLRDYFTGDGVPVISIAGMGGIGKLLLLSLFTVVSKWKIILISKHGSCL is encoded by the exons ATGAGTTTGTCTAGAAGAGGTGCAAAATGGATACTTACTAGATACAACAAAGTGCCCCTGGTGCAACAGCAAACATCAATGGAGTTGGGGGGAGGTGGTGGCAAAGTTGCTCGGTTAGGAAACTTCTTGGGATTTGAAgct GCGGTTCTTTCAGTCATCATTGAGAAGCTGATAGAAAAGTCAGTTTCAGATGTGCTTGTTCGATTTGGATGTCAAGAGCACATCCTTACGGATCTCATAAAGTGGGAAAAGATATTGCTGAATATTCGTGCAGTGCTTGACGATGCAGACGAGAAGCAGATGACAAACCG GATGATGGCCCAAATAGAGATTAATACTAGGTTGCAAGATATTGCAACAGAGAAAGACCGACTGGGTCCGGTAAAAAATTCAGAAGGAAGGTTTGACAAAGTCAAGCAAAAACTGCCCACTTATTCTTTGGTGAATGAAGCCAACGTTTATGGTAGGGAAGAAGATAAGGAGGCAATACCTGAAACATTGCTAAGAGATTATTTTACAGGTGATGGAGTTCCTGTTATTTCTATAGCAGGGATGGGAGGGATAGGCAAGCTCCTCTTGCTCAGCTTATTTACAGTGGTGTCAAAGTGGAAAATCATTTTGATATCAAAGCATGGTTCATGTTtatga
- the LOC123206319 gene encoding putative disease resistance RPP13-like protein 1 has translation MSIIGEAILSVTVEMLIQKLVSEAVVRFGRQEQIQNDLKKWEKTLVKIQALLDDAEEKQMTSRLVKIWLSELQDLAYDLEDILDEFATEALRRKLLLEHQTQPTTTSKQRKWIPTFVTGSSSGSVKFSSMMASKIEEITARLQSIATARDSLELRENSEGRSKKVRERLPTTSLINEAKVHGREKDKEVIVELLLNGDSCTEDVDGVSVIPITGMGGLGKTTLAQLVYNDKRIEYHFDFRAWVHVSEDFDVIRVTKRILQSIAAHAPEAVDRVNDLDWLQVQLKRVLSGKKLLLVLDDVWIQNYNDWTILCTPFESGCPGSKIVVTTRNQGVSSMIKTGAEYSLGKLSDSDCLQVFAQHSLGAKDFSIHDHDLKEIGEKIVKKCDGLPLAAKTLGGLLHGKYDVNDWRDILNSKIWDISEDEGDIMPALKVSYFHLPPRLKQCFAYCSLFPKGYEFHEQKMVLLWMAEGFLEGENGVYKMEDLGCKYFRELKSRSFFQKSNSNQSLFVMHDLIHDLAQWAAGKTYLRIEGVPQGDNTILFSNNLRHLSYIGGPLDGLEKLEASDSLKLLRTFLALTVKLKQEDCSEASRKSRFRFHRKHKRHDIQDSPPVTLKIFYQMLQKSRHLRVLSLHKYCVKELSHELAGFKHLRYLDLSYTDIKSLPESVSTMYNLQSLLLEGCVSLNKLCTDMGNLINLRHLNIFKVNSLVYMPNRIGKLARLQTLSKFVLGHDIGSRLAELKSLAHLQGRLHISGLENVHDANDVKEADINGKKSLNALILEWSSSTDDLMQAETHTQVLDLLQPYQKLTELNVIGFWGTKFPVWLGNCTLTKLTSLRLENCVNCICLPSVGHLPFLKELVIEGMVQVKSLDPEFNGNGCLVPFPSLETLYFEDMKEWEDWIPHVPGQEIEGFPSLRELRIVRCSKLKGELPKRLPNLEKLVIERCKLLSVSVPSSPVLIKLEIDGCNEVDWEIEDVGSLKSVKLINVSKRVLVGESFVQGVPKLEELRICGCKDITFKGMESHDDSSSLHGLARDHRSQVLLMAAEVEEEQTQQRLPCKLQTLKLRDCENLAKLPRTLHNLSSLTDISIQNCPNLVSFAEVVGLPSQLRSITIENCKARGIEALVHGSMTSLESFSSSDCESVKYIARVQVPPKLKRLHIKYCNNLQTLVDKEDFNMQEESISRCSSSPNISMLEYLNIRCCESLASLWSYGELPCSLKYIEVDSCPNLVSFSSNGNLPTALEYLRIRQCSKLERIAEKVNDNTSLQIFRIDGCQNLKLLPDCLNKLRRLQTIEVMDCPSFIQFPDGGLPNNLSTLGIIECEKLAALPEGMCHLTSLRNLTIKKCPAIATFPEDGFPTNIRSLEIKDVNICKPLLKWGLHKLTSLCHLQISGGCDDMESFPQEEIGMKLPAPLQTLVIENFPNLETLSSSVQDLTSLSQLRLLRCPKLKYFPKRLSSLMHVLSIDGCPLLEAKCRKNAEYWPIIAKVSVISLGGIWIH, from the coding sequence ATGTCGATCATTGGAGAGGCAATTTTGTCTGTCACCGTTGAGATGCTGATCCAGAAGTTGGTTTCCGAGGCGGTTGTGCGGTTTGGACGCCAAGAACAAATCCAGAATGATCTCAAGAAGTGGGAAAAGACATTGGTGAAGATTCAAGCCCTACTTGACGATGCAGAGGAGAAACAGATGACAAGCAGATTGGTTAAGATATGGTTGAGTGAGCTCCAGGACCTGGCTTATGACTTGGAAGACATCCTGGATGAGTTTGCCACTGAAGCTTTACGCAGGAAGTTGCTTCTTGAACATCAAACTCAACCCACCACCACTAGTAAGCAACGAAAATGGATTCCCACTTTCGTCACAGGTTCCAGTTCAGGATCTGTCAAGTTCAGTAGCATGATGGCGTCCAAAATAGAGGAGATCACAGCCAGATTACAAAGTATTGCAACTGCAAGAGATAGCCTGGAGTTGAGGGAGAATTCGGAAGGGAGGTCAAAGAAAGTCAGGGAAAGATTACCCACCACCTCTCTGATCAATGAAGCCAAAGTTCATGGCAGGGAAAAAGATAAGGAGGTAATAGTTGAATTATTGTTGAATGGTGATTCATGTACTGAAGATGTTGACGGAGTCTCCGTCATACCTATCACTGGGATGGGCGGGTTGGGCAAGACCACGCTTGCTCAACTTGTCTATAATGATAAAAGAATagaatatcattttgattttagaGCATGGGTTCATGTTTCCGAGGATTTTGATGTAATTAGAGTCACAAAAAGAATCCTGCAGTCTATCGCTGCACATGCGCCTGAGGCGGTTGATAGGGTTAATGATCTAGACTGGCTTCAAGTCCAACTGAAAAGAGTACTCTCTGGTAAGAAGTTGTTGCTTGTTTTGGATGATGTTTggatacaaaattataatgacTGGACTATTTTATGTACTCCATTTGAAAGCGGTTGTCCGGGAAGTAAGATTGTCGTCACAACTCGCAATCAAGGCGTTTCATCTATGATAAAAACCGGTGCAGAATACTCATTGGGAAAGTTGTCAGATAGTGATTGTTTACAAGTTTTTGCTCAGCACTCATTGGGAGCAAAAGATTTCAGTATTCATGATCATGACTTGAAAGAAATTGGGGAGAAGATAGTTAAAAAGTGTGATGGGTTGCCTTTGGCAGCCAAAACTCTCGGTGGCTTATTGCATGGTAAATATGATGTCAATGATTGGAGAGATATACTGAATAGCAAAATATGGGATATATCAGAAGATGAAGGAGACATTATGCCAGCTCTCAAAGTGAGTTACTTTCATCTTCCCCCACGTCTGAAACAATGTTTTGCATACTGCTCATTGTTCCCAAAGGGCTATGAATTTCACGAGCAGAAGATGGTTTTATTATGGATGGCTGAAGGTTTCTTGGAAGGTGAAAATGGTGTGTACAAAATGGAAGACTTGGGTTGCAAATACTTTCGTGAATTGAAGTCAAgatctttctttcaaaaatcaaactCCAATCAGTCATTGTTTGTGATGCATGACCTTATCCATGACCTTGCTCAATGGGCTGCCGGAAAAACATACTTGAGAATAGAGGGTGTGCCCCAGGGCgataatacaattttattttctaacaaTCTTCGCCATCTATCATACATAGGAGGCCCTTTGGATGGCTTGGAAAAACTTGAGGCGTCGGATTCTCTCAAACTTCTAAGAACTTTCTTAGCACTCACGGTGAAACTGAAACAAGAAGATTGCTCTGAAGCCAGCCGTAAATCTCGTTTTCGTTTTCATAGAAAGCACAAGCGTCATGATATTCAAGATTCCCCTCCTGtcactcttaaaattttttatcagatGCTGCAGAAATCACGGCATTTAAGAGTATTGTCTTTGCATAAATACTGTGTCAAAGAGCTATCACATGAACTGGCAGGTTTTAAGCATCTACGGTATCTTGATCTTTCTTACACTGATATTAAAAGTTTGCCTGAATCAGTTAGCACCATGTACAATTTACAATCACTTTTGCTAGAGGGTTGTGTTTCCctaaataaattatgtacaGATATGGGGAATTTGATCAATTTACGACATCTGAACATTTTCAAAGTAAATTCATTAGTGTATATGCCTAACAGGATTGGAAAATTAGCACGTCTCCAAACACTGTCTAAGTTTGTTTTGGGCCATGACATTGGCTCCCGGTTAGCAGAACTGAAGTCTTTAGCTCATCTACAGGGAAGACTTCACATTTCAGGGTTGGAGAATGTACACGATGCTAATGATGTCAAGGAGGCTGATATAAATGGTAAGAAGAGCCTGAATGCACTTATTTTGGAATGGAGTAGCAGTACTGATGATTTGATGCAGGCAGAAACTCATACGCAAGTGCTGGACTTGCTACAGCCTTATCAGAAGTTGACAGAGCTCAATGTCATTGGCTTTTGGGGTACAAAATTTCCGGTATGGCTAGGAAATTGCACATTGACAAAACTAACAAGTCTAAGATTGGAGAATTGTGTCAATTGTATTTGCCTGCCTTCTGTTGGGCATCTACCCTTTCTCAAGGAACTTGTTATCGAAGGAATGGTTCAAGTGAAGAGCCTGGATCCAGAGTTCAATGGAAATGGTTGCTTGGTCCCTTTTCCCTCACTTGAGACTCTCTACTTTGAGGACATGAAAGAATGGGAAGATTGGATTCCTCATGTACCTGGTCAAGAAATTGAAGGGTTTCCTAGCCTACGAGAGCTTCGTATTGTTCGGTGTTCAAAACTGAAAGGGGAATTGCCAAAACGTCTTCCGAATTTGGAAAAGCTTGTAATTGAACGATGCAAGCTATTGTCAGTGTCAGTTCCGAGCTCTCCAGTACTCATCAAATTAGAGATTGATGGATGCAATGAAGTGGATTGGGAGATTGAAGATGTTGGTTCACTGAAGTCAGTGAAACTTATTAATGTGTCAAAGCGCGTGCTTGTGGGAGAAAGTTTTGTGCAAGGGGTTCCAAAACTAGAAGAACTGAGGATTTGTGGCTGCAAAGATATAACATTTAAAGGAATGGAATCACATGATGATAGTAGCTCACTTCATGGATTGGCTCGTGACCACCGTTCCCAAGTTCTTTTGATGGCGGCAGAGGTCGAAGAAGAGCAAACACAACAAAGGTTGCCCTGCAAACTTCAGACTCTGAAACTGAGGGATTGTGAAAACCTAGCAAAGCTACCACGAACGCTGCATAATCTCAGTTCTCTTACAGATATATCAATACAAAACTGCCCAAATCTTGTTTCTTTTGCAGAAGTAGTTGGCTTGCCTTCCCAGCTGAGATCTATTACCATTGAGAACTGCAAAGCACGGGGAATAGAGGCACTGGTGCATGGCAGCATGACATCTCTTGAAAGTTTCAGCAGTTCAGATTGTGAGTCTGTGAAATACATTGCAAGAGTCCAGGTGCCTCCGAAACTGAAGCGGCTGCATATCAAATATTGCAATAACTTGCAAACGTTAGTGGACAAAGAAGATTTCAACATGCAGGAGGAAAGTATCAGCAGATGCAGCAGCAGTCCAAACATCTCCATGCTAGAGTACTTGAATATTAGATGCTGCGAATCTCTAGCATCCTTGTGGTCATACGGCGAGTTGCCATGTTCACTCAAGTACATTGAGGTTGATAGTTGTCCAAACCTTGTTTCCTTCTCTTCAAATGGTAATCTGCCTACAGCTCTGGAATACCTTAGGATTCGGCAATGCTCAAAGCTGGAGCGGATAGCTGAAAAGGTGAATGATAACACATCTCTTCAGATATTTCGTATTGATGGCTGTCAAAATCTAAAATTGTTGCCTGATTGCCTGAACAAACTCAGACGTCTTCAAACTATTGAAGTAATGGATTGTCCAAGTTTTATTCAATTTCCGGATGGAGGGTTGCCTAACAACCTCTCAACGCTTGGCATAATTGAGTGTGAGAAACTGGCGGCCCTGCCAGAAGGCATGTGCCATCTTACCTCTCTCCggaatttgacaataaaaaaatgtcCAGCCATTGCAACTTTTCCGGAAGATGGATTTCCCACCAACATTAGGTCACTGGAGATTAAAGATGTCAACATCTGCAAGCCATTGCTCAAGTGGGGATTGCACAAACTCACCTCTCTTTGTCATCTTCAAATCAGTGGAGGATGTGATGACATGGAATCCTTTCCGCAGGAGGAGATAGGAATGAAACTTCCTGCCCCTCTGCAGACCCTGGTGATTGAAAATTTTCCGAATTTGGAAACCTTGTCCTCTTCGGTTCAAGACCTCACCTCATTAAGCCAACTACGTCTCCTTCGATGTCCAAAGCTCAAATACTTCCCAAAGAGGCTGTCCAGCTTAATGCATGTTTTATCCATCGACGGATGTCCTCTGCTGGAAGCAAAATGTAGAAAGAATGCTGAATATTGGCCCATCATAGCCAAAGTATCCGTTATAAGCTTAGGTGGAATCTGGATACATTGA
- the LOC123206306 gene encoding coatomer subunit epsilon-1-like — MAAPDHLFNLRNHFYLGAYQSAINNSDIPNLPQDDAVERDCLVYRSYIALGSYQLVINEIDDSAATPLQAVKLLALYLANPENKELTISSLKEWLADPAIGNNCTLRWIAGVVFMHEEDYNEALKHTNAGGTMELHALNVQIFLKMHRSDYAEKQLRVMQQSDEDHTLTQLANAWLNLSVGGSKIQEAYLIFQDFSEKYPMTGLILNGKAVCCMHMGNFDEAETLLLEALNKDAKDPETLANLIVCSLHLGKSSSRYLNQLKLSHPHHMLVKRASSAEENFERAIQSVA; from the exons ATGGCGGCACCCGATCACTTGTTCAATCTTCGTAACCACTTCTACTTGGGCGCCTATCAGTCCGCCATCAACAACAGCGATATCCCTAACCTTCCCCAAGACGATGCCGTGGAGCGCGACTGCCTCGTCTATCGCTCTTACATTGCTCTAGGCAGCTACCAG CTTGTGATCAATGAGATCGATGACTCCGCTGCTACGCCTCTCCAGGCTGTGAAGTTGCTTGCTCTCTATCTCGCAAATCCTGAAAACAAG GAATTAACCATTTCAAGTTTAAAGGAGTGGTTGGCAGATCCAGCCATTGGAAACAACTGTACTTTGCGATGGATTGCTGGGGTCGTATTCATGCATGAGGAAGATTATAATGAGGCTCTCAAACACACAAATGCTGGAGGGACTATGGAGCT ACATGCATTGAATGTCCAAATATTCCTTAAGATGCACAGGTCTGATTATGCAGAGAAACAGCTGCGGGTCATGCAGCAGAGTGATGAGGATCACACACTTACTCAACTTGCAAATGCATGGTTGAATTTGTCAGTG GGTGGTTCCAAGATACAGGAAGCATATCTCATCTTTCAAGATTTTTCTGAAAAGTACCCAATGACAGGGTTGATCTTGAATGGAAAGGCTGTTTGCTGCATGCATATGGGGAACTTTGATGAAGCTGAAACACTGTTGCTTGAAGCGCTCAACAAG GATGCAAAAGATCCAGAAACTTTAGCCAATCTGATTGTATGCAGCCTTCACCTTGGTAAATCATCGTCACGGTACCTCAA CCAGTTGAAACTTTCACATCCACACCACATGCTTGTTAAGCGCGCATCTTCCGCAGAAGAGAACTTCGAAAGAGCCATTCAATCTGTTGCTTGA
- the LOC123206339 gene encoding probable UDP-arabinose 4-epimerase 3 isoform X1 translates to MLNFGRNRNQSRSTRPVSFGLDYADPKRKGNFVGKILLAASLTALCIIMLKQSPSFSVPSKFSRHEEGVVHVLVTGGAGYIGSHAAFRLLKDSYRVTIVDNLSRGNLGAVKILQELFPEPGRLQFIYADLGDVKAVNKIFSENAFDAVIHFAAVAYVGESTLDPLKYYHNITANTLVVLESMAAHGVRTLIYSSTCATYGEPEKMPITEDTPQVPINPYGKAKKMAEDIILDFSKNSDMAVMILRYFNVIGSDPEGRLGEAPRPELRDHGRISGACFDAARGIIPGLKVKGTDYNTPDGTCVRDYIDVNDLVDAHVKALERAQPNKVGIYNVGTGKGRSVKEFVEACKKATGANIKVQFEPRRPGDYAEVYSDPTKIRHELNWTARYTDLQESLEIAWRWQKDHHNGYLSSA, encoded by the exons ATGCTAAATTTTGGCAGGAATAGAAATCAGTCAAGGTCTACTAGACCTGTCTCTTttg GTTTAGATTATGCGGACCCCAAAAGGAAAGGCAATTTTGTAGGGAAAATTCTTTTAGCTGCTTCCTTAACTGCATTATGCATTATCATGCTCAAACAGTCCCCAAGCTTCAGTGTCCCCAGTAAG TTCTCCCGGCATGAAGAAGGGGTAGTTCATGTGTTGGTGACAGGCGGTGCTGGTTATATCGGTTCACATGCTGCGTTTCGATTATTGAAGGATTCTTACCGTGTAACAATAGTT gaTAATCTTTCAAGGGGAAATTTAGGTGCTGTGAAGATACTACAAGAGTTATTTCCAGAACCTGGGAGGCTTCAGTTTATTTACGCTGACTTGGGAGATGTGAAAGCA gttaacaaaatattttcagaAAATGCATTTGATGCTGTCATTCATTTTGCTGCTGTTGCATATGTTGGGGAAAGCACCCTTGATCCTCTTAA GTATTATCACAACATTACTGCAAACACATTGGTAGTATTAGAGTCAATGGCTGCTCATGGTGTTAGGACTTTGATATATTCTAGTACGTGTGCCACATATGGAGAGCCGGAAAAGATGCCCATCACTGAAGATACTCCACAG GTACCGATTAATCCATATGGAAAAGCTAAGAAGATGGCTGAAGATATCATCCTTGATTTTTCTAAAAACTCAGACATGGCAGTAATGATTCTGAG GTACTTCAATGTCATTGGATCTGATCCAGAGGGGAGACTAGGTGAAGCTCCCAGACCTGAATTGCGTGATCATGGACGAATTTCAGGTGCTTGTTTTGATGCTGCTCGTGGTATCATTCCTGGTCTAAAG GTTAAAGGAACAGACTACAATACTCCTGATGGCACGTGTGTTAGGGATTACATTGATGTCAATGATCTTGTTGATGCTCATGTAAAAGCTCTTGAGAGGGCACAACCTAACAAAGTTGGAATCTATAATGTTGGCACTGGAAAAG GGAGATCTGTAAAGGAGTTTGTCGAGGCATGTAAAAAGGCAACGGGAGCCAACATTAAAGTTCAGTTTGAACCCCGACGCCCAGGTGACTATGCTGAAGTGTATAGTGACCCAACAAAGATCAGGCATGAATTGAACTGGACAGCGAGGTACACCGACCTCCAAGAAAGTTTAGAAATTGCATGGAGATGGCAGAAAGATCACCATAATGGGTATTTATCATCCGCCTAG